A single genomic interval of Limnothrix sp. FACHB-406 harbors:
- a CDS encoding metal-binding protein, which translates to MAAGLVHDRITINTAGIWFLVGLGVTTDFGLAAASAIGCVVGGYWLSPDLDIRSHPFQRWGPLRIIWIPYQKLIRHRSTWSHGPLIGTTLRVLYLVIALGLGWLLLLGLAAIGFSLLGGADRYASFEAVTLAQTRAIGQWLWVDQFPFLVAGFVGLEVGALSHIATDHLSSWQKRRARRAKRSTSQARGRSPGTRTPSRKPACTRRSRSGPTRNPQSKRTKRTTNRPTS; encoded by the coding sequence ATGGCTGCCGGATTGGTTCACGATCGAATCACGATCAACACGGCCGGGATTTGGTTCTTGGTGGGATTGGGGGTGACGACGGATTTCGGGTTGGCGGCTGCGAGCGCGATCGGCTGTGTGGTGGGGGGCTATTGGCTCAGCCCAGACCTGGATATTCGATCGCACCCATTCCAACGTTGGGGCCCGCTGCGTATCATTTGGATTCCTTACCAAAAACTGATTCGCCACCGCTCCACCTGGTCTCACGGGCCGCTGATTGGCACGACCTTACGGGTGCTGTATTTGGTGATCGCCCTGGGGCTGGGATGGTTGCTGCTGTTGGGATTGGCGGCGATCGGGTTTTCCCTGTTGGGTGGGGCCGATCGCTATGCCAGCTTTGAGGCGGTCACCTTGGCCCAAACCCGGGCGATCGGTCAATGGCTGTGGGTTGATCAATTCCCGTTTTTGGTGGCGGGTTTTGTGGGGCTGGAGGTGGGGGCCCTGTCTCATATTGCAACGGATCATCTCAGCTCTTGGCAAAAGCGACGCGCCCGCCGGGCCAAGCGATCGACCAGCCAAGCCCGAGGTCGATCGCCCGGTACTCGCACCCCATCTCGCAAACCAGCTTGCACCCGTCGATCGCGCAGCGGCCCAACTCGCAACCCCCAATCTAAGCGGACTAAACGGACAACAAATCGGCCAACCTCATAG
- a CDS encoding sensor histidine kinase, translating into MPVAARRTDRPGSAPPPPPAPSLTPVPYRRYGPVAIALLVGVGLSAWAANWAADRDLAQARAQLQQQTQQLGNNLRDDLEQITRTTRAGALMFDRRRPASAAEFQSISQNLLSDVANTADTAWIQADPQTGPYVQFQLGQGIQSLGGRQPGQRATIPPALNSWLKRAQSFQRPLTMIVSNPDPRLLTVQGTDQGWFVTQTEITRSLHLTRGQTGVLDLDIFLFDRPVDYLQSQLANPSSFDRILPIASTAPWTVGAQQALRCPWKGPWDICTQSINVGDREMSLLVLPHQIFSPFLFPNSIAAFLVGLSLTASIAAYLFNNIRRVVVQESLLNQVIYSNQQLQESRLALQDRTEDLETALQELQEAQAHLIQSEKLSSLGQLVAGIAHEINNPVSFVHGNLHHASEYATELLEAVIAYQERIDRHNQQYSKTPHFVPIAHPETLDLDYIADDFPKLLTSMRVGTNRIREIVKSLRIYSHVTTEAKEPASLHESIDRVLMILSHRIQELKPDLNIIRQNGSLPAIDCTIGQIDQVLINLLVNAIDAIEERWQTAPPAQELPTLTITTQTLNLSWIKIEITDNGIGMNEVTRAKLFDPFYTTKPVGKGTGLGMAIAYQIIVERHYGSIDCRSIPHHGTTFEIKLPITRDIASAATSA; encoded by the coding sequence ATGCCTGTCGCTGCTCGTCGAACCGATCGGCCGGGATCTGCGCCACCCCCACCCCCTGCCCCATCGCTAACACCTGTTCCCTATCGTCGTTACGGGCCCGTTGCCATTGCCTTGTTGGTGGGAGTGGGTCTGTCGGCCTGGGCGGCCAACTGGGCGGCCGATCGGGACTTGGCCCAAGCCCGCGCCCAACTGCAACAGCAAACCCAACAATTGGGCAACAATCTCCGTGATGATTTAGAACAAATTACCCGCACCACCCGCGCCGGGGCTTTGATGTTCGATCGCCGTCGCCCCGCCTCGGCCGCCGAATTTCAATCCATCAGCCAAAACCTTCTGTCCGATGTGGCCAACACGGCCGATACGGCTTGGATTCAGGCCGATCCCCAAACGGGGCCCTATGTTCAATTTCAACTGGGACAAGGCATTCAGTCCCTTGGCGGTCGGCAACCCGGTCAGCGAGCAACCATCCCCCCAGCCCTCAACAGTTGGCTGAAGCGGGCCCAGTCCTTTCAGCGGCCCTTGACGATGATTGTGTCCAATCCGGATCCTCGGCTGCTGACGGTGCAGGGAACCGACCAGGGTTGGTTTGTGACCCAAACGGAAATTACCCGATCGCTCCACCTCACCCGTGGACAAACGGGCGTGTTGGATTTGGATATTTTCCTGTTCGATCGCCCGGTGGATTATTTGCAATCCCAGTTAGCCAATCCCAGTAGCTTCGATCGCATCCTCCCGATCGCTAGCACAGCCCCTTGGACTGTTGGGGCCCAGCAGGCCTTGCGTTGTCCTTGGAAAGGCCCTTGGGATATTTGCACCCAATCCATTAACGTGGGCGATCGGGAAATGTCCCTGCTCGTTTTGCCCCATCAAATTTTTTCGCCCTTCCTGTTTCCTAACAGCATCGCGGCCTTTCTCGTGGGCTTAAGCCTCACCGCCAGCATTGCCGCCTATCTTTTCAACAATATTCGGCGAGTGGTGGTGCAAGAATCGCTCCTTAACCAAGTGATTTACAGCAACCAACAGCTTCAGGAATCTCGCTTGGCCCTGCAAGATCGCACTGAAGATTTAGAAACGGCCCTTCAAGAACTGCAAGAAGCCCAAGCACACCTCATCCAAAGCGAAAAACTATCCAGCTTAGGGCAATTGGTGGCCGGAATCGCCCACGAAATTAATAATCCCGTGAGCTTTGTCCATGGCAATTTGCATCACGCTTCGGAATATGCCACGGAACTTTTAGAAGCCGTAATTGCTTATCAAGAGAGGATCGATCGCCACAACCAGCAATATTCCAAAACCCCTCATTTCGTCCCGATCGCCCATCCCGAGACCCTTGATTTAGATTACATTGCCGATGATTTTCCCAAGCTGCTTACCTCCATGCGCGTGGGAACCAATCGAATTCGGGAAATTGTGAAATCCCTCAGAATCTATTCCCACGTCACCACCGAAGCCAAGGAACCGGCCAGCCTCCACGAGTCCATCGATCGGGTTTTGATGATCTTGAGCCATCGGATTCAGGAGCTAAAACCCGATCTCAATATCATTCGTCAAAATGGCTCTTTACCTGCCATTGACTGCACGATCGGGCAAATTGATCAGGTTTTAATTAATCTGTTGGTCAATGCCATTGATGCGATCGAAGAACGCTGGCAAACAGCTCCCCCGGCCCAAGAATTACCCACCCTGACGATCACGACCCAAACCCTCAATTTGTCTTGGATCAAAATTGAAATTACTGACAACGGTATTGGTATGAATGAGGTGACCCGCGCCAAATTATTTGACCCGTTCTATACCACTAAGCCCGTTGGCAAAGGCACAGGATTAGGCATGGCGATCGCCTATCAAATTATTGTGGAGCGTCACTACGGCTCGATCGACTGTCGATCGATTCCCCACCACGGCACAACCTTTGAAATTAAACTGCCGATCACCAGAGACATCGCCAGCGCCGCCACTTCTGCCTGA
- the bioD gene encoding dethiobiotin synthase, with protein MSERRPQQLAIAGSDTEVGKTVFVLALAAYWQQHCQKQGALGLLKPVQSGEGDREIYGELFADLHQSPESFNPIRLQAPLAPPIAAEREGKTIDLALAWQALQTLQSDRSFILIEGAGGLGSPVTWELTFADVVAAWRLPLVLVVSVKLGAIAQTVANVALARQFQIPLRGIVLNEVTAVSAADREALAPIGLIESLTHVPVLGYLPHVDNWRDRAALAAAAAHLNLEPLGISPY; from the coding sequence ATGAGTGAAAGACGACCGCAGCAACTGGCGATCGCGGGGAGCGATACGGAAGTGGGCAAAACGGTCTTTGTGCTGGCACTGGCGGCCTATTGGCAGCAGCATTGTCAAAAACAAGGGGCCTTGGGCCTGCTGAAACCGGTGCAGTCCGGGGAGGGCGATCGGGAAATTTATGGGGAATTATTTGCGGATTTGCATCAAAGCCCCGAATCCTTTAATCCCATTCGGCTACAGGCTCCCTTGGCTCCCCCGATCGCGGCGGAACGGGAAGGCAAAACGATCGACCTGGCCTTGGCCTGGCAAGCTCTGCAAACCCTCCAGAGCGATCGCTCCTTCATTTTGATTGAAGGGGCCGGAGGCTTGGGGTCGCCGGTCACTTGGGAGTTGACCTTTGCGGATGTGGTGGCCGCTTGGCGGTTGCCGTTGGTGTTGGTGGTGTCGGTCAAGTTGGGGGCGATCGCCCAAACGGTGGCGAATGTGGCCCTGGCTCGTCAATTCCAAATTCCGCTGCGGGGCATTGTGCTGAATGAAGTGACGGCCGTGAGCGCGGCCGATCGAGAAGCTTTAGCCCCCATCGGTCTGATTGAAAGCCTGACCCATGTGCCGGTGCTGGGCTATTTGCCCCATGTGGACAATTGGCGCGATCGCGCGGCTCTGGCCGCAGCGGCGGCACACCTGAACCTGGAGCCATTGGGTATCAGCCCCTATTGA
- the trxA gene encoding thioredoxin, translating to MATSKEFTSFDAMIQEAEKPVLVDFYATWCGPCQLLSPVLEEVSVRLHDHLQVVKIDADRYPDLATQHQVTALPTLILFKDGQAIDRIEGFMKADQLIAHLERKL from the coding sequence ATGGCGACATCGAAAGAATTCACGAGTTTTGATGCCATGATTCAGGAAGCTGAAAAACCCGTTCTTGTGGACTTTTATGCCACTTGGTGCGGCCCTTGCCAACTGTTGTCGCCAGTGTTGGAGGAGGTGAGCGTGCGGCTGCATGATCACCTGCAAGTGGTGAAGATTGATGCCGATCGCTACCCGGATTTGGCAACTCAACACCAGGTGACAGCCTTGCCGACGCTGATTTTGTTCAAGGATGGCCAGGCGATTGATCGAATCGAAGGGTTTATGAAGGCGGATCAGCTCATTGCCCACTTAGAGCGCAAACTTTAG
- a CDS encoding competence/damage-inducible protein A, which translates to MTPSAEIICVGTELLLGDILNGNAQFLAQQLAALGIPHYYQTVVGDNPQRLQRAIATACQRSRILLFTGGLGPTPDDLTTETIAQFFDVPLVEHPAVIADIEQKFAQRGRTMVPSNRKQALLPAGAAILTNRVGTAPGMIWQPVPELLLMTFPGVPSEMRTMWTEVAVPYLRDHGWSRQTIVSQTLKFWGISESALAERVADYLASSDPTVAPYANRGSVKLRVSACGATAAEALAKIEPMVAQIRDRVGPDCYGLDQDTLPIVVGRSLQDRGETLAVAESCTGGGLGQLLTAVAGSSAYFLGGIIAYDNRIKTALLGVSAETLDRFGAVSHETAKEMAIGARDRLGSTWAISITGVAGPGGGSEAKPVGLVYAGIAGPDGVTTHEMRLGIQRDREWIRHVSACTALDFLRRRWL; encoded by the coding sequence ATGACCCCCAGCGCTGAAATTATTTGTGTCGGCACTGAGCTGTTGCTTGGCGACATTCTTAATGGTAATGCTCAGTTTTTGGCCCAACAACTGGCGGCATTGGGCATTCCCCACTATTACCAAACGGTGGTTGGCGACAATCCCCAGCGCCTGCAACGGGCGATCGCCACCGCTTGCCAACGATCGCGCATTTTGCTGTTTACGGGTGGCCTGGGCCCCACGCCCGATGACCTAACCACCGAAACGATCGCCCAGTTCTTCGATGTGCCCCTGGTGGAACATCCGGCCGTCATTGCCGACATTGAACAAAAATTTGCCCAGCGCGGCCGCACCATGGTTCCCAGCAATCGCAAGCAGGCTCTGCTGCCGGCTGGCGCGGCCATTTTGACCAACCGAGTGGGCACGGCTCCGGGCATGATTTGGCAACCGGTTCCGGAGTTGTTGTTGATGACCTTTCCCGGTGTGCCCAGCGAAATGCGCACCATGTGGACAGAAGTGGCCGTGCCTTATCTGCGAGATCATGGGTGGTCGCGCCAAACGATCGTCTCCCAAACCCTGAAGTTTTGGGGCATTTCCGAATCGGCCTTGGCGGAACGGGTGGCGGACTATTTAGCCAGTTCGGATCCAACGGTGGCTCCCTATGCCAACCGAGGATCGGTGAAGTTGCGGGTGTCGGCCTGTGGAGCAACGGCGGCCGAAGCCCTGGCCAAAATTGAGCCGATGGTGGCGCAAATTCGCGATCGGGTGGGGCCCGATTGCTATGGCTTGGATCAGGATACGTTGCCGATCGTGGTGGGTCGATCGCTCCAAGACCGAGGCGAAACCCTGGCGGTGGCGGAGTCCTGCACCGGTGGCGGTTTGGGGCAGTTGCTGACGGCGGTGGCCGGCAGCTCCGCCTACTTCCTCGGCGGCATCATTGCCTACGACAACCGAATCAAAACAGCCCTGTTGGGGGTTTCGGCGGAAACGTTGGATCGCTTCGGAGCCGTCAGCCACGAAACAGCCAAGGAAATGGCGATCGGGGCACGAGATCGCCTCGGCAGCACTTGGGCCATCAGCATCACCGGGGTGGCCGGGCCCGGCGGCGGCAGCGAGGCAAAGCCCGTGGGCCTGGTCTATGCGGGCATTGCCGGGCCCGATGGGGTCACCACCCATGAAATGCGCCTCGGGATCCAGCGCGATCGGGAATGGATCCGCCACGTGAGCGCCTGCACTGCTTTGGATTTTCTGCGTCGTCGCTGGCTATGA